GGGGTTCGCCGCCGCGCTCGGCGCGATCCTCATCAAGGCCGAGACCGATCTCGTGGACGTGGCGCGGGCCAAGGGCGGTCTGCAGGCCGCCACCGAGGCCTCCGCGGGGCAGCTCCGCTCCGGCCTGCTCGGGCTGGGACGGCGGGTGCTGGGCGCGACGAAGTTCCACCGGATCGTGCAGCCGATCGAGCTGTCACTGCTCGCGCTGGTCGCGGCGGTGATCGATCTGGCCCTCGGCGACCTCACCGCCTCGAAGGTGCTCGTCGTGGCCTGCGTCGCGGCGGCCGGACTTCAAATGATCCTCCATCTGGTGAGCATCCTGGCCTCCAGGCGGCTAGCGTGATTCGGAACCGTCGGGGCGCCGCACCCGTCGAATTGATCAGACGCCCGCTGTTCGGTGGGGGTTCACTGACGGTTCCGATACTCTTGTCTTCACCTATCCGGATATGGCATACCCCAGCAGACTCGGTGATCATGAAAGAATGCTCCGCTCGTGCTCTCGACGCGTCCAGGCGATGACCCGTTGAAGATCTCGTGCGTCATCCTCACCATGGGCAACCGGGTCGCCGAGCTCAACCGGGCGGTCGAGTCCGCGCTCAACCAGGTCGACGGCGACGTCGAGGTGGTGATCGTGGGCAACGGGGCCGACGTTCCCGAGGTGACGGCGACACCGCCCGACGGCTCTGCGGCGTCCGTGAAAACCGTACGGCTGGCCCACAACACCGGCATTCCCGCAGGCCGTAACCGCGGGGTCGAGGAGTGCTCCGGCGACGTCGTCCTGTTCCTCGACGACGACGGCTGGTACGCCAACCAGAAGGTCGTCGCGCACGTGCGCGACCGTTTCGCCACCGAGCCCGACCTCGCCGTCATCTCCTTCCGGGTCATGGACCCCGACGGCGGCATCGGACAGCGCCGCCACGTGCCGCGCCTTCGCGCGGGCGACCCCGAGCGTTCCTCACCCGTCACCACGTTCCTCGGCGGCGCCTCCGCGATCCGCAGGTCGGCCTTCCTCCAGGTCGGCGGGTTGCCCGAGCGGTTCTTCTACGCGCACGAGGAGACTGACCTGGCCTGGCGGCTGCTGGGCGAGGGCTACCGCATCGAGTACGACGCCGAGACCGTCATGTACCACCCGCAGGTGCCGCCGACCAGGCACGCGGAGTTCTACCGGCTCAACGCCCGCAACAGGGTGTGGCTGGCGCGCCGCAACCTGCCGTGGCCGCTGGCCGGGCTCTACCTGCTCGACTGGGTGGTGCTGACGCTGGTGCGCGAGCGCCGCTCGGGCGTGGCCATCAAGGCGTGGTTCCAGGGCTTCGTCGAAGGGCTGCGCACCCCCGCGGGCGAGCGCAGGCCGATGGCCTGGCGCACCGCGTGGCGCATGGTGAAGCTGGGCCGTCCGCCGATCGTGTGATCACACGACTTCCGCCGCACCGAAGGTCATGGACGCGCGCAGCGATGTGGACATCAGCGCCCGCT
This window of the Nonomuraea africana genome carries:
- a CDS encoding glycosyltransferase family 2 protein yields the protein MKISCVILTMGNRVAELNRAVESALNQVDGDVEVVIVGNGADVPEVTATPPDGSAASVKTVRLAHNTGIPAGRNRGVEECSGDVVLFLDDDGWYANQKVVAHVRDRFATEPDLAVISFRVMDPDGGIGQRRHVPRLRAGDPERSSPVTTFLGGASAIRRSAFLQVGGLPERFFYAHEETDLAWRLLGEGYRIEYDAETVMYHPQVPPTRHAEFYRLNARNRVWLARRNLPWPLAGLYLLDWVVLTLVRERRSGVAIKAWFQGFVEGLRTPAGERRPMAWRTAWRMVKLGRPPIV